The Micromonospora sp. WMMD961 genome has a segment encoding these proteins:
- a CDS encoding AMP-binding protein, protein MTVATAGHRTPAGPEPAGVDNRLVVGGATRTWRTLPLPTLPDPAAVLAHSAVHALTAARQHAVYGTELLLSSASRVDAAMRTELLDAGFTVSVLDDDGVHPSVPARPRAAEPGRLWLLTSGSTGRPKRVGHTLDTLTTVRADQPDRTWLCPYAPGTYAWWQVVTLSLTQPGQHLVVVEPDELDDWPTIAAAHGVDAASGTPTFWRRTLYRDAAALARVPLRQITLGGEPVDQAILDQLRDIFPAARISWIYASSEVGASIVVHDGRAGFPVDWLDRETPGRPTLSVVDDELVVTSPFHGAGLAGPVRTGDRVQVRDDRVLITGRLDSDEINVGGSKVSAGVVRGVLAEHPSVAWARVTGRRAPVLGRMVVAEVVLAPADQPDTDEAALVRWCADRLPEHAVPRRIRVLTEIPVKETLKSDV, encoded by the coding sequence GTGACCGTCGCGACGGCGGGCCACCGGACACCGGCGGGCCCGGAGCCGGCTGGCGTCGACAACCGGCTCGTCGTCGGCGGCGCCACGCGGACCTGGCGCACGCTGCCGCTGCCGACGCTTCCCGACCCGGCCGCGGTGCTCGCCCACTCCGCCGTGCACGCGCTCACCGCGGCCCGGCAGCACGCCGTGTACGGCACCGAACTGCTGCTGAGCAGCGCGAGTCGGGTCGACGCGGCGATGCGTACCGAGCTGCTCGACGCCGGGTTCACCGTCAGCGTCCTCGACGACGATGGGGTGCACCCCAGCGTCCCGGCCCGGCCGCGAGCCGCCGAGCCCGGCCGGCTCTGGTTGCTGACCTCGGGTTCGACCGGGCGTCCCAAGCGGGTCGGGCACACCCTCGACACGTTGACCACGGTGCGGGCCGACCAGCCCGACCGGACGTGGCTCTGCCCGTACGCCCCCGGCACGTACGCCTGGTGGCAGGTCGTCACCCTGTCGCTGACCCAGCCCGGGCAGCATCTGGTGGTGGTCGAGCCCGACGAGTTGGACGACTGGCCCACGATCGCCGCCGCGCACGGCGTCGACGCCGCCTCCGGCACCCCCACCTTCTGGCGTCGCACCCTCTACCGCGACGCCGCCGCGTTGGCCCGGGTGCCGTTGCGCCAGATCACCCTCGGCGGCGAGCCGGTGGACCAGGCGATCCTGGACCAGCTCCGGGACATCTTCCCCGCGGCCCGGATCTCCTGGATCTACGCGTCCTCGGAGGTGGGGGCGTCCATTGTGGTGCACGACGGACGGGCCGGGTTCCCGGTCGACTGGCTGGACCGGGAGACCCCGGGCCGGCCAACGCTCTCCGTGGTGGACGACGAGCTGGTGGTCACCTCCCCGTTCCACGGGGCCGGTTTGGCCGGCCCGGTCCGTACCGGGGACCGGGTGCAGGTGCGCGACGACCGGGTGCTGATCACCGGCCGACTGGACTCCGACGAGATCAACGTGGGCGGCAGCAAGGTCTCCGCCGGCGTGGTCCGCGGTGTGCTGGCCGAGCATCCGTCGGTGGCGTGGGCCCGCGTCACCGGCCGCCGCGCACCGGTGCTCGGCCGGATGGTGGTCGCCGAGGTGGTCCTCGCCCCCGCCGACCAGCCGGACACCGACGAGGCCGCGCTGGTCCGCTGGTGCGCCGACCGGCTTCCCGAGCACGCCGTGCCACGTCGGATCCGCGTGCTGACCGAGATTCCCGTCAAGGAGACCCTGAAGAGCGATGTCTGA
- a CDS encoding GNAT family N-acetyltransferase — MLREATADDVHLMLFWRNQETNRQVSKTSHEITAEEHARWWSAVRDDPSRRVLIYVRDDRPCGVVTFFDLRLEGPRTGAWGFYLDADGLDGRGETLPAWLGVMREAVEYAFDGLHLDRLDGEVLGHNTVVRQMNRRFRFVEGTPRQELSDGREITIIPISLARADRRQR; from the coding sequence GTGCTGCGCGAAGCGACAGCGGACGACGTTCACCTGATGTTGTTCTGGCGTAATCAGGAAACCAACCGTCAGGTCAGCAAGACCAGCCACGAGATCACCGCCGAGGAGCACGCCCGGTGGTGGTCGGCGGTCCGCGACGACCCGTCCCGGCGGGTTCTGATATACGTCCGAGACGACCGCCCCTGCGGCGTGGTCACCTTCTTCGACCTGCGGTTGGAGGGCCCACGGACGGGGGCGTGGGGCTTCTACCTGGACGCCGACGGGCTGGACGGTCGGGGCGAGACGCTGCCCGCCTGGCTGGGGGTCATGCGGGAGGCCGTCGAGTACGCCTTCGACGGGCTGCACCTGGACCGCCTAGACGGGGAGGTACTCGGGCACAATACCGTCGTACGACAGATGAACCGGCGTTTCCGTTTTGTCGAGGGCACCCCACGACAGGAGTTGTCCGACGGTCGGGAAATCACTATCATCCCGATTTCCCTGGCCCGAGCCGACCGCCGCCAACGCTGA
- a CDS encoding acyl carrier protein — translation MNELSRAQIRDLMAQVLKNQDKELPADDAAQLREIGFRSLDFSELALRVEDETGEELNFDAPGLRRIATVGDVLDFLVELQHQ, via the coding sequence ATGAACGAATTGAGTCGCGCGCAGATTCGCGACCTCATGGCTCAGGTGTTGAAGAACCAGGACAAGGAACTGCCCGCGGACGACGCGGCGCAGTTGCGGGAGATCGGCTTCCGGTCGCTGGACTTCTCCGAGCTGGCCCTGCGGGTGGAGGACGAGACGGGGGAGGAGCTCAACTTCGACGCGCCCGGCCTGCGCCGCATCGCCACCGTCGGAGACGTGCTCGACTTCCTCGTCGAGCTGCAGCACCAGTGA